Proteins encoded in a region of the Podarcis muralis chromosome 2, rPodMur119.hap1.1, whole genome shotgun sequence genome:
- the RAD50 gene encoding DNA repair protein RAD50 isoform X1, protein MRFLEAVASSPTGLEATLRRMSHWGAVYEQYKVVFIEKEYSLKMSRIDKMSILGVRSFGVEDKDKQVITFFNPLTILVGPNGAGKTTIIECLKYICTGDFPPGTKGNSFVHDPKVANETDVRAQIRLQFRDVNGELVAVQRSMACTQKGKKTEFKTLEGVITRTKYGEKVSLSSKCAEIDREMISALGVSKSVINNVIFCHQEESNWPLSEGRALKQKFDEIFSATRYIKALETLRQVRLKQSQRVKECQVELKYLKQNKEKAHEIQNQLSDRETQLAASKENVKSIENQLEPLKNHLADIEQNLVKVMRLDNEVKALESRKRQMEKDNQDLQQKMEKVFQGTDDHLRDMYQNHQKTVREKERRLTECQRELERANKEYQRLNREKSELLVEQGRLQLQADRHQQNIKTRDSLIQSLAAQLELEGFERPPFNERQNNSFHRLVKERQDKDMEAANQLMREFGEKEAMKQKQIDEIRDKKTGLERTSDLKSDIQNKKQLEAKNLKHELQQLEGSSDRLLELNQELTRAKHELYEAEKNCNVEALEVEVQGLQREKANLDSVLRKLDKEMEQLNLNTAIITQMDMLKKDKADKEEQIRKIKSRHNEELISLLGYFPNKRQLEDWLHSRTKEINQTRDKLAKLSKELVSAEQNKNHITAELKRKEEQLSGYEEKLFDVCGSQDFESDLYKLQDEIEKTSKQRAMLAGATAVYSQFITQLTDEKESCCPVCQRVFETQAELQDVLDDLQSKLRLAPDKLKATESELKRREKRRDEMMSLKPVRQMVSELQEKDLPDLRNKLQTLNRDIQQLKGDTEEQETLLGTIMTEEESAKACLQDITLMERYQTDLKDVERKIAQQAAKLQGVDLGRTLLQVSQEKQEKKHQWDTVTGKIELKQTLKQDQQNQVQNLKSAVNELQTEKLEISSRMQRRQQLEEQLVELTTELHSLNREIKEAKEQLFPLEATLEKLQHEKEELISKKNTSYKVTQEKINEIKEKIKNIHNYIKEIENYIQEGKEEYKQQKECELDEVKDLLAECEKKKETTNKEIGTIRQNIDTQKIQERWLEDNLTLRKRNEDLKEVENSIKQYLKEMGEMEVPQLKRDRQHLEEKIEELKRKESLALGRQHGFEEEILRFKRELRESQFKDAEKKYKEMMIDMRTTELANKDLDIYYKALDQAIMTFHSMKMEEINKIIRDLWRSTYRGQDIEYIEIRSDADENVSAADKRRSYNYRVVMIKGDTALDMRGRCSAGQKVLASLIIRLALAESFCLNCGILALDEPTTNLDRENIESLAHALVEIIKSRSQQRNFQLLVITHDEDFVELLSRSEYVEKFYRIKKNIDQCSEIVKCSVTSLESYVH, encoded by the exons ATGAGATTCCTCGAAGCCGTGGCTTCCTCCCCAACGGGGTTGGAGGCCACGCTGCGGCGGATGAGTCACTGGGGGGCG gttTATGAACAATACAAGGTAGTGTTTATAGAAAAGGAATATTCATTAAAAATGTCCAGGATTGATAAAATGAGCATCCTCGGTGTGAGGAGCTTTGGAGTAGAGGACAAAGACAAGCAAGTGATCACTTTCTTTAATCCTTTAACTATCTTGGTGGGACCAAATGGTGCTGGAAAAACG ACTATCATAGAATGTCTCAAGTATATTTGCACCGGGGACTTTCCACCTGGCACCAAAGGAAACTCATTTGTTCATGACCCAAAA GTCGCCAATGAAACAGATGTCAGAGCTCAAATTCGACTTCAGTTTCGTGATGTTAATGGAGAGCTTGTAGCTGTCCAAAGATCCATGGCATGCacacagaaaggaaagaaaacagaatttaaaactCTTGAAGGAGTCATTACTAGAACAAA GTATGGGGAGAAGGTCAGTCTAAGCTCCAAGTGTGCAGAAATTGACCGAGAGATGATTAGTGCCCTGGGCGTTTCTAAGTCTGTGATTAACAATGTCATTTTCTGCCATCAAGAAGAATCCAACTGGCCCCTAAGTGAAGGAAGAGCTCTGAAACAGAAATTTGATGAGATCTTCTCAGCAACCAG gtacattAAGGCTTTGGAAACACTCCGCCAGGTACGACTGAAACAAAGCCAGCGAGTTAAAGAGTGTCAAGTAGAACTGAAGtatttaaaacagaataaagaaAAGGCACATGAGATTCAGAATCAGCTTTCTGATAGGGAAACTCAGTTGGCTGCATCCAAGGAAAATGTCAAATCTATTGAGAATCAACTTGAACCTTTGAAG AATCATTTGGCAGACATAGAGCAGAATCTTGTGAAAGTAATGAGACTTGACAATGAAGTTAAAGCTCTGGAGAGTCGGAAAAGACAGATGGAAAAGGATAACCAAGATTTGCAACAAAAGATGGAGAAG GTTTTTCAAGGAACTGATGATCATCTTAGAGATATGTACCAAAACCACCAAAAAACtgtgagagaaaaggagaggagatTAACAGAATGCCAGAGAGAATTGGAGAGAGCAAACAAAGAATATCAAAGACTCAACAGAGAAAAATCAGAATTGTTGGTTGAACAAG GTCGTCTTCAATTGCAAGCGGATCGtcaccaacagaatattaaaaccaggGACTCATTAATTCAGTCTTTGGCAGCTCagttggaactggaaggatttgAAAGACCACCATTTAATGAAAGGCAAAATAATAGTTTTCACAGGCTTGTGAAAGAGAGACAGGACAAAGACATGGAAGCTGCTAATCAGTTAATG AGAGAATTTGGTGAGAAGGAAGCAATGAAGCAGAAGCAAATAGATGAAATAAGAGATAAAAAAACTGGACTTGAAAGAACCAGCGACCTGAAGTCAGACATTCAAAATAAGAAGCAGCTTGAAGCAAAGAACCTAAAACATGAATTGCAGCAGCTTGAAGGGTCCTCAGATAGACTCCTAGAACTGAATCAGGAACTTACCAGAGCA AAACATGAACTGTATGAAGCCGAGAAGAATTGCAATGTTGAAGCCTTGGAAGTGGAAGTACAAGGGCTGCAAAGAGAGAAAGCAAATTTGGACAGTGTTCTTCGAAAACTGGATAAAGAGATGGAACAGCTGAATTTGAATACTGCAATAATAACTCAAATGGACATGCTGAAGAAAGATAAA gcTGATAAAGAGGAGCAAAtcagaaaaataaaatccaggCACAACGAAGAGTTAATTTCCTTGCTTGGATATTTCCCTAATAAAAGGCAGCTTGAAGATTGGCTTCACTCTAGAACTAAAGAAATTAATCAGACAAGAGACAAACTTGCCAAGCTCTC CAAAGAACTTGTTTCGGcggagcaaaacaaaaaccatattACTGCTgaactaaaaagaaaagaggagcaGTTGTCTGGTTATGAAGAAAAGCTTTTTGATGTTTGTGGAAGCCAGGATTTTGAAAGTGATCTATACAAACTTCAAGATGAAATAGAAAAGACATCTAAACAACGAG ccatgcttgctggagctacAGCAGTTTATTCGCAGTTCATTACACAATTAACGGATGAAAAAGAATCGTGTTGTCCCGTTTGTCAGAGGGTCTTTGAAACACAAGCAGAACTGCAGGATGTGTTAGATGATCTTCAGTCCAAGTTGCGTCTTGCTCCAGACAAACTGAAGGCAACAGAGTCTGAGCTTAAGAGAAGGGAGAAGAGACGTGATGAAATGATGTCACTTAAACCTGTCAG GCAAATGGTATCTGAACTCCAAGAAAAAGACCTACCCGACTTAAGAAACAAATTACAGACACTCAACAGAGATATTCAACAACTTAAAGGTGATACAGAAGAACAGGAAACCCTCCTAGGTACTATAATGACCGAGGAGGAAAGTGCTAAAGCATGTCTGCAAGATATTACACTTATGGAAAGATATCAG ACTGATCTAAAGGATGTTGAACGAAAAATTGCTCAGCAGGCTGCTAAACTACAAGGAGTGGATTTAGGTCGGACCCTGCTACAAGTAAGCcaggagaagcaggagaagaagCACCAGTGGGATACAG TTACTGGTAAAATTGAATTGAAGCAGACTCTTAAACAAGACCAACAAAATCAAGTCCAGAATCTGAAGAGTGCAGTGAATGAGCTGCAAACAGAGAAACTTGAAATTTCCAGTCGTATGCAACGTCGACAGCAGCTGGAAGAGCAGCTAGTGGAGCTGACCACTGAGTTACATTCCTTGAACAGAGAGATCAAG GAAGCAAAGGAGCAGCTATTTCCGCTTGAAGCAACTTTAGAAAAACTGCAACATGAGAAAGAAGAGTTAATAAGCAAAAAGAACACAAGTTACAAAGTGACACAGGAGAAG ATAAATGAGATTaaagagaaaattaaaaacatcCATAACTATATAAAAGAGATTGAGAACTATATTcaagaagggaaagaagaatataAACAG cAAAAGGAATGTGAACTTGATGAAGTCAAGGATCTGCTAGCTGAAtgtgagaaaaagaaagaaacgacAAATAAAGAAATTGGAACTATTAGACAAAATATCGATACTCAGAAG ATTCAGGAGCGGTGGTTAGAAGATAACCTTactttaagaaaaagaaatgaagatCTAAAAGAAGTCGAAAATAGTATAAAGCAATATTTGAAGGAGATGGGGGAAATGGAAGTCCCACAACTGAAAAG GGACCGACAGCATTTAGAGGAGAAAATAGAagaattgaaaagaaaagaaagcttggCGCTTGGTCGACAGCATGGATTTGAGGAAGAAATCCTTAGGTTTAAGAGAGAGCTGAGAGAATCACAGTTTAAAGATGCTgagaaaaaatacaaagaaatgaTGATTGACATGAGAACAACGGAGTTGGCAAACAAGGATCTGGACATTTACTACAAAGCACTGGATCA agcAATAATGACATTTCACAGCATGAAGATGGAAGAAATAAACAAGATAATTCGTGACCTTTGGCGAAGCACTTACAGGGGGCAAG ATATTGAATATATAGAAATTAGATCTGATGCAGATGAGAATGTTTCTGCTGCTGACAAGAGGAGGAGTTACAATTACAGAGTAGTAATGATAAAGGGAGACACTGCTCTAGATATGAGGGGCAGATGTAGTGCTGGACAAAAG GTTCTTGCTTCCCTCATTATCCGCCTTGCTCTAGCAGAATCCTTTTGTCTCAACTGTGGCATCCTTGCACTGGATGAGCCCACCACCAATCTTGATCGGGAGAATATTGAATCTCTTGCACATGCCTTAGTGGA
- the RAD50 gene encoding DNA repair protein RAD50 isoform X2, translating into MSRIDKMSILGVRSFGVEDKDKQVITFFNPLTILVGPNGAGKTTIIECLKYICTGDFPPGTKGNSFVHDPKVANETDVRAQIRLQFRDVNGELVAVQRSMACTQKGKKTEFKTLEGVITRTKYGEKVSLSSKCAEIDREMISALGVSKSVINNVIFCHQEESNWPLSEGRALKQKFDEIFSATRYIKALETLRQVRLKQSQRVKECQVELKYLKQNKEKAHEIQNQLSDRETQLAASKENVKSIENQLEPLKNHLADIEQNLVKVMRLDNEVKALESRKRQMEKDNQDLQQKMEKVFQGTDDHLRDMYQNHQKTVREKERRLTECQRELERANKEYQRLNREKSELLVEQGRLQLQADRHQQNIKTRDSLIQSLAAQLELEGFERPPFNERQNNSFHRLVKERQDKDMEAANQLMREFGEKEAMKQKQIDEIRDKKTGLERTSDLKSDIQNKKQLEAKNLKHELQQLEGSSDRLLELNQELTRAKHELYEAEKNCNVEALEVEVQGLQREKANLDSVLRKLDKEMEQLNLNTAIITQMDMLKKDKADKEEQIRKIKSRHNEELISLLGYFPNKRQLEDWLHSRTKEINQTRDKLAKLSKELVSAEQNKNHITAELKRKEEQLSGYEEKLFDVCGSQDFESDLYKLQDEIEKTSKQRAMLAGATAVYSQFITQLTDEKESCCPVCQRVFETQAELQDVLDDLQSKLRLAPDKLKATESELKRREKRRDEMMSLKPVRQMVSELQEKDLPDLRNKLQTLNRDIQQLKGDTEEQETLLGTIMTEEESAKACLQDITLMERYQTDLKDVERKIAQQAAKLQGVDLGRTLLQVSQEKQEKKHQWDTVTGKIELKQTLKQDQQNQVQNLKSAVNELQTEKLEISSRMQRRQQLEEQLVELTTELHSLNREIKEAKEQLFPLEATLEKLQHEKEELISKKNTSYKVTQEKINEIKEKIKNIHNYIKEIENYIQEGKEEYKQQKECELDEVKDLLAECEKKKETTNKEIGTIRQNIDTQKIQERWLEDNLTLRKRNEDLKEVENSIKQYLKEMGEMEVPQLKRDRQHLEEKIEELKRKESLALGRQHGFEEEILRFKRELRESQFKDAEKKYKEMMIDMRTTELANKDLDIYYKALDQAIMTFHSMKMEEINKIIRDLWRSTYRGQDIEYIEIRSDADENVSAADKRRSYNYRVVMIKGDTALDMRGRCSAGQKVLASLIIRLALAESFCLNCGILALDEPTTNLDRENIESLAHALVEIIKSRSQQRNFQLLVITHDEDFVELLSRSEYVEKFYRIKKNIDQCSEIVKCSVTSLESYVH; encoded by the exons ATGTCCAGGATTGATAAAATGAGCATCCTCGGTGTGAGGAGCTTTGGAGTAGAGGACAAAGACAAGCAAGTGATCACTTTCTTTAATCCTTTAACTATCTTGGTGGGACCAAATGGTGCTGGAAAAACG ACTATCATAGAATGTCTCAAGTATATTTGCACCGGGGACTTTCCACCTGGCACCAAAGGAAACTCATTTGTTCATGACCCAAAA GTCGCCAATGAAACAGATGTCAGAGCTCAAATTCGACTTCAGTTTCGTGATGTTAATGGAGAGCTTGTAGCTGTCCAAAGATCCATGGCATGCacacagaaaggaaagaaaacagaatttaaaactCTTGAAGGAGTCATTACTAGAACAAA GTATGGGGAGAAGGTCAGTCTAAGCTCCAAGTGTGCAGAAATTGACCGAGAGATGATTAGTGCCCTGGGCGTTTCTAAGTCTGTGATTAACAATGTCATTTTCTGCCATCAAGAAGAATCCAACTGGCCCCTAAGTGAAGGAAGAGCTCTGAAACAGAAATTTGATGAGATCTTCTCAGCAACCAG gtacattAAGGCTTTGGAAACACTCCGCCAGGTACGACTGAAACAAAGCCAGCGAGTTAAAGAGTGTCAAGTAGAACTGAAGtatttaaaacagaataaagaaAAGGCACATGAGATTCAGAATCAGCTTTCTGATAGGGAAACTCAGTTGGCTGCATCCAAGGAAAATGTCAAATCTATTGAGAATCAACTTGAACCTTTGAAG AATCATTTGGCAGACATAGAGCAGAATCTTGTGAAAGTAATGAGACTTGACAATGAAGTTAAAGCTCTGGAGAGTCGGAAAAGACAGATGGAAAAGGATAACCAAGATTTGCAACAAAAGATGGAGAAG GTTTTTCAAGGAACTGATGATCATCTTAGAGATATGTACCAAAACCACCAAAAAACtgtgagagaaaaggagaggagatTAACAGAATGCCAGAGAGAATTGGAGAGAGCAAACAAAGAATATCAAAGACTCAACAGAGAAAAATCAGAATTGTTGGTTGAACAAG GTCGTCTTCAATTGCAAGCGGATCGtcaccaacagaatattaaaaccaggGACTCATTAATTCAGTCTTTGGCAGCTCagttggaactggaaggatttgAAAGACCACCATTTAATGAAAGGCAAAATAATAGTTTTCACAGGCTTGTGAAAGAGAGACAGGACAAAGACATGGAAGCTGCTAATCAGTTAATG AGAGAATTTGGTGAGAAGGAAGCAATGAAGCAGAAGCAAATAGATGAAATAAGAGATAAAAAAACTGGACTTGAAAGAACCAGCGACCTGAAGTCAGACATTCAAAATAAGAAGCAGCTTGAAGCAAAGAACCTAAAACATGAATTGCAGCAGCTTGAAGGGTCCTCAGATAGACTCCTAGAACTGAATCAGGAACTTACCAGAGCA AAACATGAACTGTATGAAGCCGAGAAGAATTGCAATGTTGAAGCCTTGGAAGTGGAAGTACAAGGGCTGCAAAGAGAGAAAGCAAATTTGGACAGTGTTCTTCGAAAACTGGATAAAGAGATGGAACAGCTGAATTTGAATACTGCAATAATAACTCAAATGGACATGCTGAAGAAAGATAAA gcTGATAAAGAGGAGCAAAtcagaaaaataaaatccaggCACAACGAAGAGTTAATTTCCTTGCTTGGATATTTCCCTAATAAAAGGCAGCTTGAAGATTGGCTTCACTCTAGAACTAAAGAAATTAATCAGACAAGAGACAAACTTGCCAAGCTCTC CAAAGAACTTGTTTCGGcggagcaaaacaaaaaccatattACTGCTgaactaaaaagaaaagaggagcaGTTGTCTGGTTATGAAGAAAAGCTTTTTGATGTTTGTGGAAGCCAGGATTTTGAAAGTGATCTATACAAACTTCAAGATGAAATAGAAAAGACATCTAAACAACGAG ccatgcttgctggagctacAGCAGTTTATTCGCAGTTCATTACACAATTAACGGATGAAAAAGAATCGTGTTGTCCCGTTTGTCAGAGGGTCTTTGAAACACAAGCAGAACTGCAGGATGTGTTAGATGATCTTCAGTCCAAGTTGCGTCTTGCTCCAGACAAACTGAAGGCAACAGAGTCTGAGCTTAAGAGAAGGGAGAAGAGACGTGATGAAATGATGTCACTTAAACCTGTCAG GCAAATGGTATCTGAACTCCAAGAAAAAGACCTACCCGACTTAAGAAACAAATTACAGACACTCAACAGAGATATTCAACAACTTAAAGGTGATACAGAAGAACAGGAAACCCTCCTAGGTACTATAATGACCGAGGAGGAAAGTGCTAAAGCATGTCTGCAAGATATTACACTTATGGAAAGATATCAG ACTGATCTAAAGGATGTTGAACGAAAAATTGCTCAGCAGGCTGCTAAACTACAAGGAGTGGATTTAGGTCGGACCCTGCTACAAGTAAGCcaggagaagcaggagaagaagCACCAGTGGGATACAG TTACTGGTAAAATTGAATTGAAGCAGACTCTTAAACAAGACCAACAAAATCAAGTCCAGAATCTGAAGAGTGCAGTGAATGAGCTGCAAACAGAGAAACTTGAAATTTCCAGTCGTATGCAACGTCGACAGCAGCTGGAAGAGCAGCTAGTGGAGCTGACCACTGAGTTACATTCCTTGAACAGAGAGATCAAG GAAGCAAAGGAGCAGCTATTTCCGCTTGAAGCAACTTTAGAAAAACTGCAACATGAGAAAGAAGAGTTAATAAGCAAAAAGAACACAAGTTACAAAGTGACACAGGAGAAG ATAAATGAGATTaaagagaaaattaaaaacatcCATAACTATATAAAAGAGATTGAGAACTATATTcaagaagggaaagaagaatataAACAG cAAAAGGAATGTGAACTTGATGAAGTCAAGGATCTGCTAGCTGAAtgtgagaaaaagaaagaaacgacAAATAAAGAAATTGGAACTATTAGACAAAATATCGATACTCAGAAG ATTCAGGAGCGGTGGTTAGAAGATAACCTTactttaagaaaaagaaatgaagatCTAAAAGAAGTCGAAAATAGTATAAAGCAATATTTGAAGGAGATGGGGGAAATGGAAGTCCCACAACTGAAAAG GGACCGACAGCATTTAGAGGAGAAAATAGAagaattgaaaagaaaagaaagcttggCGCTTGGTCGACAGCATGGATTTGAGGAAGAAATCCTTAGGTTTAAGAGAGAGCTGAGAGAATCACAGTTTAAAGATGCTgagaaaaaatacaaagaaatgaTGATTGACATGAGAACAACGGAGTTGGCAAACAAGGATCTGGACATTTACTACAAAGCACTGGATCA agcAATAATGACATTTCACAGCATGAAGATGGAAGAAATAAACAAGATAATTCGTGACCTTTGGCGAAGCACTTACAGGGGGCAAG ATATTGAATATATAGAAATTAGATCTGATGCAGATGAGAATGTTTCTGCTGCTGACAAGAGGAGGAGTTACAATTACAGAGTAGTAATGATAAAGGGAGACACTGCTCTAGATATGAGGGGCAGATGTAGTGCTGGACAAAAG GTTCTTGCTTCCCTCATTATCCGCCTTGCTCTAGCAGAATCCTTTTGTCTCAACTGTGGCATCCTTGCACTGGATGAGCCCACCACCAATCTTGATCGGGAGAATATTGAATCTCTTGCACATGCCTTAGTGGA